In one Mycobacteroides chelonae genomic region, the following are encoded:
- a CDS encoding methyltransferase family protein: MKTGVQALISGIIALAVFGAALFWPAGTFDYWQAWVFLAIFAISSTISSVYLARTNPEVLRRRMRGGPIAETRLIQKLAVTVLLSSFLALVVVSAFDHRFGWSHVPTWLVIVGEALVIVGLGAATLVVAQNHYAGASITVESGQTVTSTGLYGLVRHPMYTGSLVMMVGIPLALGSFWGLLAAIPAFGSLVVRIIDEEKMLRHDLPGYDEYTEKVRSRLVPLVW; the protein is encoded by the coding sequence ATGAAAACTGGTGTACAAGCTCTTATCTCGGGAATCATCGCCCTCGCTGTCTTCGGCGCGGCACTGTTCTGGCCCGCGGGAACGTTCGACTACTGGCAGGCCTGGGTGTTTCTGGCGATCTTCGCGATCAGTTCCACGATTTCCTCGGTCTACTTGGCCAGGACGAATCCCGAGGTGCTGCGGCGTCGTATGCGCGGCGGCCCCATCGCGGAGACACGCTTGATACAGAAGCTCGCGGTCACGGTGCTGTTGAGTTCCTTCCTGGCCTTGGTCGTGGTCAGCGCCTTCGATCACAGGTTCGGCTGGTCTCATGTACCGACCTGGCTGGTCATCGTCGGAGAGGCACTGGTCATCGTCGGATTGGGTGCCGCCACACTGGTCGTGGCCCAGAACCACTATGCGGGAGCGAGTATCACCGTCGAGTCCGGGCAGACCGTCACCTCAACTGGTCTGTACGGGCTGGTGCGCCACCCGATGTACACGGGATCACTGGTGATGATGGTGGGCATACCGTTGGCGCTGGGTTCGTTCTGGGGCCTGCTCGCGGCGATTCCCGCATTCGGCTCACTGGTGGTGCGGATCATCGACGAGGAGAAGATGCTGCGCCACGACCTGCCCGGCTACGACGAATACACCGAGAAGGTCCGCAGCCGTCTTGTGCCACTGGTGTGGTGA
- the sigE gene encoding RNA polymerase sigma factor SigE, producing MSRSILNESPSAPRLSGNNTPGIRVEQADSFPIGGEAATSEQEEHAISLTRISESAEYTDFVEAIDPAELSGTAVFDATGDQAAMPSWDELVREHADRVYRLAYRLSGNQQDAEDLTQETFIRVFRSLQNYQPGTFEGWLHRITTNLFLDMVRRRGRIRMEALPEDYDRVPATDPDPEQIYHDAQLGADLQAALDSLAPEFRAAVVLCDIEGLSYEEIGATLDVKLGTVRSRIHRGRQAIREYLAAHSSTSALAAAE from the coding sequence ATGTCGCGATCCATCCTGAACGAGAGCCCGAGTGCCCCGCGCCTATCTGGGAATAACACCCCTGGCATCCGGGTTGAGCAGGCTGACAGCTTCCCCATTGGGGGTGAAGCCGCCACAAGCGAACAGGAGGAACACGCGATTTCGCTTACGCGTATCAGCGAGTCGGCCGAATACACCGACTTCGTCGAGGCCATCGATCCCGCCGAACTATCCGGGACCGCAGTGTTCGATGCCACCGGAGACCAGGCAGCCATGCCGTCTTGGGATGAGCTGGTTCGTGAGCACGCCGACCGCGTGTACCGCCTGGCCTACCGCCTGTCGGGTAACCAGCAAGACGCTGAGGACCTGACTCAGGAGACCTTCATTCGGGTGTTCCGCTCGCTGCAGAACTACCAGCCCGGCACCTTCGAGGGGTGGTTGCACCGCATCACCACCAACCTGTTCCTCGACATGGTCCGCCGCCGTGGCCGCATTCGCATGGAGGCGCTGCCCGAGGATTACGACCGCGTCCCGGCGACCGACCCAGATCCCGAGCAGATCTACCACGACGCGCAGCTGGGCGCCGATTTGCAGGCCGCGCTGGACTCGTTGGCGCCGGAGTTCCGTGCCGCCGTGGTTCTGTGTGACATCGAAGGTCTGTCTTACGAGGAAATCGGCGCCACCCTGGATGTGAAACTCGGCACCGTCCGCAGCCGCATCCACCGCGGTCGCCAGGCCATCCGTGAGTATCTGGCTGCGCACTCCTCGACGTCCGCGCTCGCGGCCGCCGAGTAG
- a CDS encoding ABC transporter permease: MRSDFATLPMRQPISDGTPKHPLTGTGTLILLALRRDRLRICMWVGWLTLLMTYTPLAFASMYPTSADRMARVTMMKTPAGIIMGGPNFGINETDIGVMVANELMTVMIAAAAIMSILTVIRHTRAEEESGGAELVMSAVVGHQARTYAALIVVGLMNAVLALAMTIALSAAGFDVADSLGISLGITGASMVFAGIAAVTSQLWRTSRAATGVAMASLAAAVVIRGLGDIIDNRGSTLSWFSPLAWAQQMRPFVDLRWWPLLLLVGTTVALMLAAHALEGHRQYDAGVLPSRGEDANAPEIRSVFGLNLQLQRGLLTGWGVGIFLSGMAFGSMAKSLRDSIDTNPLLTRAFQAHGLDSIFATFNQVLAIAVTAYVVSAIMRLAKDEQSGIAEAVLARAVSRWNWLLSTVAVTLVGSAILMLIAGLGSGLGAASTLHNPDLVWRLTLAALAQIPALLVIAGIAALSVALRHSWIGWLVVAFSVGMLYAGILQLPSWIVKFSPVMRVSAPVEYPWLTMLVLIVIGTGLIAAAGEIYRRRDAL, from the coding sequence ATGAGAAGCGACTTCGCGACGCTCCCCATGCGTCAGCCGATTTCGGACGGTACCCCGAAACATCCGTTGACCGGAACAGGCACCCTGATCCTGTTGGCACTACGCCGCGACAGGCTCCGGATCTGCATGTGGGTCGGCTGGCTGACGCTGCTGATGACCTATACCCCGCTGGCGTTCGCGTCGATGTATCCGACGTCCGCCGACCGGATGGCCCGGGTCACGATGATGAAGACCCCCGCCGGAATCATCATGGGCGGGCCAAATTTCGGCATCAACGAAACCGATATCGGTGTCATGGTCGCCAACGAACTAATGACCGTCATGATCGCCGCCGCCGCCATCATGTCCATCCTGACGGTCATCCGGCATACCCGCGCCGAAGAGGAATCCGGCGGTGCCGAGCTGGTCATGTCGGCGGTCGTCGGCCACCAGGCACGCACCTACGCGGCGCTCATCGTGGTAGGCCTGATGAACGCCGTTCTGGCCCTGGCCATGACGATTGCTTTGTCCGCCGCGGGATTCGATGTCGCCGACAGTCTCGGAATCAGTCTCGGAATCACCGGAGCCTCCATGGTTTTCGCCGGTATCGCGGCGGTCACCTCCCAGTTGTGGCGCACCTCCCGAGCCGCCACCGGTGTCGCCATGGCATCCCTGGCAGCAGCCGTCGTGATCCGCGGACTCGGCGACATCATCGACAACAGGGGCAGCACACTGAGTTGGTTCTCGCCCCTGGCGTGGGCCCAGCAGATGCGGCCATTCGTCGATCTGCGTTGGTGGCCCCTCCTCCTGCTGGTGGGCACCACCGTGGCCCTGATGCTCGCCGCGCACGCGCTCGAAGGACACCGCCAATACGACGCGGGGGTGCTGCCCTCGCGTGGCGAGGACGCCAATGCCCCCGAGATCAGGTCCGTCTTCGGACTCAACCTGCAACTGCAACGCGGGCTGCTCACCGGATGGGGAGTCGGAATCTTCCTGAGCGGTATGGCCTTCGGGTCGATGGCCAAGAGCCTGCGGGATTCGATTGACACCAACCCGCTGTTGACCCGGGCATTCCAGGCCCACGGCCTGGACAGCATCTTCGCCACCTTCAACCAGGTGCTCGCCATCGCGGTCACCGCGTACGTGGTGTCGGCGATTATGAGGCTCGCCAAGGATGAACAGAGCGGCATCGCCGAAGCCGTACTGGCGCGCGCCGTATCGCGCTGGAACTGGCTACTGTCCACGGTCGCGGTGACACTGGTGGGCAGTGCGATTCTCATGTTGATCGCCGGTCTGGGCAGTGGACTGGGCGCGGCGAGCACGTTGCACAATCCGGATTTGGTGTGGCGTCTCACGCTCGCCGCATTGGCACAGATCCCCGCCCTGCTGGTGATCGCCGGTATCGCTGCCCTATCAGTTGCACTGCGGCACAGCTGGATCGGCTGGCTCGTGGTGGCATTTTCCGTGGGCATGCTGTACGCAGGCATCCTGCAGCTGCCGTCCTGGATTGTGAAGTTCTCACCGGTGATGCGGGTCAGCGCGCCGGTCGAGTATCCGTGGTTGACCATGTTGGTCCTCATTGTCATCGGCACCGGGCTTATCGCAGCCGCGGGCGAGATCTACCGCCGTCGTGACGCCCTCTGA
- the glgA gene encoding glycogen synthase has protein sequence MTEGLHARGSSPTRVAMMTREYPPEVYGGAGVHVTELVAQLRTLCDVEVHCMGAPRDGAFVHRPDPALDGANPALTTLSADLVMAAAAAGASVAHSHTWYTGLAGHLAKLLHGIPHVLTAHSLEPRRPWKAEQLGGGYRVSSWVEHTAIHAADAVIAVSSGMREDIMATYPGLDPNRIHVVRNGIDTTTWYPVDPAEAITQPGSVLAELGVDLGRPIAVFVGRITRQKGLAHLVSSAHHFSPDVQLILCAGEPDTPEIAEQITGAVTELAAARPGVHWIREFLPIPKLREILSAATVFVCPSIYEPLGIVNLEAMACGTAVVASRVGGIPEVVADGVTGTLVAYESSEAAAFEAGLADAVNALVADPARATEYGNAGRARCIEEFSWAHIAEMTLQIYQKVCG, from the coding sequence ATGACGGAGGGTCTTCACGCGCGCGGCTCATCCCCGACGCGGGTGGCAATGATGACGCGGGAGTACCCACCCGAGGTCTACGGCGGTGCCGGTGTCCACGTCACCGAGCTGGTGGCTCAGCTGCGCACACTGTGCGATGTCGAGGTGCACTGCATGGGCGCACCCCGCGACGGCGCCTTCGTGCACCGGCCAGACCCCGCGCTGGACGGCGCCAACCCCGCCTTGACGACGTTGTCGGCCGATCTGGTGATGGCCGCAGCGGCGGCTGGTGCGTCGGTGGCGCATTCACACACCTGGTACACGGGCCTGGCCGGACATCTGGCCAAGCTGCTGCATGGCATCCCACACGTTTTGACTGCGCATTCCCTGGAGCCACGTCGCCCGTGGAAGGCCGAACAGCTCGGCGGCGGGTATCGGGTGTCCTCGTGGGTGGAACACACCGCGATACACGCCGCTGACGCCGTCATCGCGGTCAGCAGCGGGATGCGCGAAGACATCATGGCGACCTACCCCGGTTTGGACCCGAACCGGATCCATGTGGTGCGCAACGGAATCGACACAACCACCTGGTATCCGGTTGACCCAGCCGAGGCGATCACCCAACCGGGGTCGGTTCTTGCCGAGCTCGGCGTGGACCTGGGCCGCCCGATTGCCGTGTTCGTCGGACGCATCACCCGGCAAAAAGGTCTCGCGCACCTGGTGTCCTCGGCACACCATTTCTCCCCCGACGTGCAGCTGATCTTGTGTGCCGGTGAGCCGGACACTCCCGAGATCGCCGAGCAGATCACCGGTGCTGTCACCGAGCTAGCCGCGGCACGGCCCGGAGTGCACTGGATACGCGAATTCCTTCCCATCCCCAAGCTGCGGGAAATACTTTCCGCGGCAACGGTGTTTGTATGCCCGTCGATCTACGAGCCACTGGGCATCGTCAATCTCGAGGCGATGGCGTGTGGCACAGCGGTCGTGGCATCGCGTGTCGGTGGCATACCCGAGGTGGTTGCCGACGGTGTCACCGGAACTCTGGTGGCGTACGAGAGCAGCGAAGCCGCGGCGTTCGAGGCAGGGCTCGCCGACGCGGTCAACGCATTGGTCGCGGACCCGGCTCGCGCCACCGAATATGGGAATGCCGGTAGGGCGCGATGTATCGAAGAGTTCTCGTGGGCGCATATCGCGGAGATGACGCTGCAGATCTATCAAAAAGTCTGCGGCTGA
- the rseA gene encoding anti-sigma E factor RseA has product MVDSGSFRRAFSSFSSFSRLPSPFASQSEAPVGAPRQFGSTEHLSTEAIAAFVDGELRMSAHLRAAHHLSMCAECALEIDAQRQARSALRDSGGIRVPVSLLGLLSQIPHIPHEAAPPSASSHEGDLPPALASDEVRRRRKRR; this is encoded by the coding sequence GTGGTGGATAGCGGCTCGTTCCGGCGAGCGTTCTCGAGCTTCTCGTCCTTCTCCCGACTGCCGTCCCCATTCGCCTCGCAGAGCGAGGCGCCGGTGGGTGCTCCGCGCCAGTTCGGATCGACCGAGCATCTGTCCACTGAGGCGATAGCCGCGTTCGTGGATGGCGAGCTCCGGATGAGCGCGCACCTGCGAGCGGCGCACCACTTGTCGATGTGCGCCGAATGCGCGCTGGAGATCGACGCACAGCGCCAAGCGCGCAGCGCACTGCGTGATTCCGGGGGCATCCGGGTGCCGGTTTCGTTGCTCGGGTTGCTCAGCCAGATTCCGCACATCCCGCATGAGGCCGCACCGCCTTCAGCGTCTTCACATGAGGGCGACTTGCCACCCGCGTTAGCCAGTGATGAGGTGCGTCGTCGTCGTAAGCGCCGGTAG
- a CDS encoding S1C family serine protease — MTAHQDTAPRLAPRPVDRPPVDPASQRAFGRPSGVSGSFQGADKYRDQGEYTPRVGPPDPVLAQAFGRPDNATTSLQRHPADAGKLNAVDDGPDAAEDPWRDPTAQVQLGRPAVTKAPVTLDGTPAPKLGVREVLFGGRVSIPALAVLAAIALLIGLVGGIVGRKTAEVVQAFTTSKVTLTTDDSTQPDESRFTAVANAVKSAVVTIEASSDDEVAQGSGVVIDPKGYVITNNHVISDAAKNPGKFKIEVIFNDSKKVPANLVGRDPKTDIAVLKVDNVDNLTVARLGDSDKVAVGAEVIAFGSPLGLRSTVTSGIISALHRPVPLSGEGSDTDTVIDALQTDAAINHGNSGGPLIDMKSQVIGINTAGKSLSDSSSGLGFAIPINEAAEVAQSLIRDGKIVHATLGISSRTVSNATATGAEVANVKAGSPAEKGGMLENDVVVKVGDRTVADADEFVVAVRQLKIGQEATITVLRQGRPVELKVTPGPDGS, encoded by the coding sequence GTGACCGCACATCAGGACACCGCCCCCCGGTTGGCGCCGCGCCCGGTTGACCGGCCGCCCGTCGATCCGGCTTCGCAGCGGGCTTTCGGCCGTCCTTCGGGGGTATCCGGTTCGTTCCAGGGGGCGGACAAGTACCGAGACCAGGGGGAGTACACACCGCGGGTGGGTCCGCCCGACCCCGTGCTGGCCCAGGCCTTCGGACGGCCCGATAACGCCACGACTTCCTTGCAACGTCATCCCGCCGATGCCGGCAAGCTCAACGCCGTCGACGACGGTCCGGATGCCGCTGAGGATCCGTGGCGCGACCCGACCGCGCAGGTGCAGTTGGGCAGGCCCGCGGTCACCAAGGCGCCCGTCACGCTCGACGGCACGCCCGCCCCGAAGCTCGGCGTCCGCGAGGTCCTTTTCGGCGGGCGGGTTTCCATCCCGGCGCTGGCCGTCCTTGCGGCAATCGCGCTGCTGATCGGCCTGGTCGGCGGCATTGTGGGCCGCAAGACGGCCGAGGTGGTGCAGGCTTTCACCACCTCGAAGGTCACCTTGACCACCGACGACAGCACCCAGCCCGATGAGTCACGTTTCACGGCGGTCGCCAACGCCGTCAAAAGCGCGGTGGTGACCATCGAGGCCAGCTCTGACGACGAGGTAGCGCAGGGTTCGGGGGTCGTCATCGATCCCAAGGGCTATGTCATCACCAACAATCACGTGATCTCCGATGCCGCGAAGAACCCCGGCAAGTTCAAGATCGAAGTCATCTTCAACGACAGCAAGAAGGTGCCCGCCAACCTTGTGGGTCGTGACCCCAAGACGGACATCGCCGTGCTGAAGGTGGACAACGTCGACAACCTGACCGTGGCGCGTCTGGGCGACTCGGACAAGGTCGCCGTCGGTGCCGAGGTCATTGCCTTCGGTTCACCGCTGGGCCTGCGCAGCACGGTGACCAGCGGCATCATCAGCGCACTGCACCGTCCGGTGCCGCTCTCGGGTGAGGGCAGCGATACCGACACGGTGATCGACGCTCTTCAGACCGATGCCGCTATCAACCACGGAAACTCCGGTGGCCCGCTCATCGACATGAAGTCCCAGGTGATCGGGATCAACACGGCCGGAAAGTCGTTGAGCGACAGCTCAAGTGGCCTCGGGTTCGCCATCCCGATCAACGAGGCCGCCGAGGTCGCGCAGTCGCTGATCCGTGACGGCAAGATCGTGCACGCGACGCTGGGTATCAGCAGCCGCACGGTGAGCAACGCGACCGCTACCGGCGCCGAGGTGGCCAACGTCAAGGCCGGCAGCCCCGCCGAAAAGGGCGGCATGCTGGAGAACGATGTCGTCGTCAAGGTGGGTGACCGGACGGTGGCCGACGCCGATGAGTTCGTGGTCGCGGTGCGGCAGCTGAAGATTGGACAGGAAGCCACCATCACGGTGCTGCGTCAGGGCCGTCCCGTCGAGCTCAAAGTTACTCCCGGCCCCGACGGTTCCTGA
- the tatB gene encoding Sec-independent protein translocase protein TatB gives MFGSVGWGELLVLLVVGLVVLGPERLPGAIQWTTESLRKVRDYASGATASLREELGPEFDDVRKPLAELQKLRGMTPRAVITKHLLDGDDSVLDSLTKPLEDVKKAVSEPAPTPVANPDLTKPGDPGPTRYDADAT, from the coding sequence ATGTTCGGCAGTGTCGGCTGGGGGGAGCTGTTGGTCCTGCTGGTCGTGGGACTCGTGGTGCTCGGTCCCGAGCGGTTGCCGGGGGCGATCCAGTGGACCACTGAGTCGCTGCGCAAGGTCCGTGACTACGCCAGTGGCGCGACGGCCTCACTGCGTGAGGAGCTTGGGCCGGAGTTCGATGACGTGCGCAAGCCGCTCGCCGAGCTGCAGAAGCTGCGCGGTATGACCCCACGCGCCGTCATTACCAAACACCTTCTGGACGGCGATGATTCGGTGCTCGATTCGTTGACCAAGCCGCTTGAAGACGTGAAGAAGGCGGTCTCGGAGCCGGCCCCCACGCCCGTCGCCAACCCTGATCTCACCAAGCCTGGGGATCCGGGCCCGACCCGCTACGACGCCGACGCGACCTAG
- a CDS encoding ABC transporter ATP-binding protein: MMYSNLAVEIRGLSKSFGKTKALDGLDLSVAHGEVAGFLGPNGAGKSTTIRVLLGLLRADSGTVQLLGGDPWVNAVDLHRLIAYVPGDVTLWPNLTGGQAIDFLTRMRGTEHISLPRRNELIERFELDPTKKARTYSKGNRQKVALIAAFCSDAELFILDEPTSGLDPLMETVFQECVAEVAARGCAVLLSSHILAEVEKLCHRVTIVRAGRAVLSGSLAELRHVMRTSVTVRTLANPSGLKSVPQLRDLTIGGNRASFTVDRSDLDRIMEQLASLGIVDLTVAPASLEELFMREYQGVPR, encoded by the coding sequence GTGATGTATTCCAACCTCGCGGTCGAAATACGCGGCCTCTCCAAGTCATTCGGTAAGACCAAGGCACTCGACGGGCTCGATCTGTCGGTCGCCCACGGCGAGGTGGCGGGCTTCCTCGGCCCCAACGGCGCGGGAAAGTCCACCACCATTCGAGTACTTCTGGGCCTGCTGCGCGCCGACTCCGGCACCGTGCAGCTCCTCGGCGGCGACCCGTGGGTCAACGCCGTGGATCTGCATCGGCTCATCGCCTACGTTCCCGGGGACGTCACGCTGTGGCCCAACCTCACCGGCGGGCAGGCGATTGACTTCCTCACCAGAATGCGTGGCACCGAACATATTTCACTACCGAGGCGCAACGAACTCATCGAGCGTTTCGAACTCGACCCCACTAAGAAGGCACGCACCTATTCCAAGGGCAACCGTCAGAAGGTGGCGCTCATCGCGGCGTTCTGCTCCGACGCCGAACTGTTCATACTCGACGAGCCGACATCCGGCCTGGATCCGCTGATGGAGACGGTCTTCCAGGAGTGTGTGGCCGAAGTGGCCGCGCGCGGATGCGCGGTGTTGCTGTCGAGCCACATCCTGGCCGAGGTGGAGAAGCTGTGCCACCGGGTGACCATTGTCCGCGCCGGACGCGCGGTGTTGTCCGGCTCCCTGGCCGAGCTGCGCCATGTCATGCGGACCTCGGTGACGGTACGCACACTGGCGAATCCCTCTGGTCTCAAATCGGTTCCACAGTTGCGCGACCTCACGATCGGCGGCAACCGGGCCTCCTTCACGGTGGATCGCAGCGACCTGGACCGCATCATGGAACAGCTGGCAAGCCTCGGGATCGTCGACCTCACCGTGGCGCCGGCATCACTTGAAGAGCTCTTCATGCGCGAGTATCAGGGCGTACCGCGATGA
- a CDS encoding TetR/AcrR family transcriptional regulator: MRSVDDLTAAARIRDAAIKLWGEQGLNTSVRAIAEAAGVSPALVIHHYGSKDGLRQAVDEYLLEYIRSEKSRTLTSNDPKVWLDAIDEIETFAPMVRYLLLSVQSGGEPGRAFLQHSIENAEAYLDDGVRAGTIKPSRDPKGRALWLSLNGVGALSIYVQMYPDDDLGTILRRYSDELIFPAIEVYTEGLMTDSTMLDAFAAQQENSRNGGDSK; encoded by the coding sequence ATGCGTTCAGTCGATGATCTCACCGCAGCCGCCCGCATCCGGGATGCCGCCATCAAGTTGTGGGGCGAACAGGGACTGAACACCAGCGTGCGAGCGATCGCCGAAGCCGCGGGAGTGAGCCCCGCACTGGTTATCCATCACTACGGATCCAAGGACGGGCTCCGCCAGGCGGTGGATGAATACCTGCTGGAGTACATCCGCTCGGAGAAATCGCGCACGCTGACCTCCAACGACCCCAAGGTCTGGCTCGACGCCATCGACGAGATCGAGACGTTCGCGCCGATGGTCAGGTACCTGCTGCTCAGTGTGCAATCGGGCGGCGAGCCCGGCCGCGCGTTTCTTCAGCACTCCATCGAGAACGCCGAGGCATATCTGGACGACGGAGTCCGCGCGGGCACGATCAAGCCGAGCCGTGATCCCAAGGGCCGGGCGCTGTGGCTCTCCTTGAACGGCGTAGGCGCGCTATCGATCTACGTACAGATGTACCCCGACGACGACCTGGGCACGATCTTGCGCCGCTACTCCGATGAGCTGATCTTCCCCGCCATCGAGGTCTACACCGAAGGCCTCATGACCGACTCCACCATGCTCGATGCGTTTGCGGCACAACAGGAAAACTCTCGCAACGGAGGAGACTCGAAGTGA
- the glgC gene encoding glucose-1-phosphate adenylyltransferase produces the protein MRASPHVLGIVLAGGEGKRLYPLTADRAKPAVPFGGAYRLIDFVLSNLVNARFLRICVLTQYKSHSLDRHISQNWRLSGLAGEYITPVPAQQRLGPRWYTGSADAIHQSLNLIFDEDPEYIVVFGADHVYRMDPEQMLDFHIDSGAGVTVAGIRVPRSEASAFGCIDADDTGRIREFIEKPADPPGTPDDPDAAFVSMGNYIFTTKELIDVIRADADDDHSDHDMGGDIIPRLVADGRAAVYDFNTNLVPGATERDHAYWRDVGTLDAFYDAHMDLVSVHPVFNLYNRRWPIRGESENLAPAKFVNGGSAQESVVGAGSIISAGSVRNSVLSSNVVVDDGAVVEGSVLMPGVRVGRGAVVRHAILDKNVVVGVGEQVGVDIERDRERFNVSAGGVVAVGKGVWI, from the coding sequence ATGAGGGCATCGCCACACGTTCTGGGGATCGTGCTTGCCGGCGGTGAGGGCAAGCGTCTCTACCCACTGACCGCCGACCGCGCGAAACCGGCGGTGCCCTTCGGCGGTGCCTATCGCCTCATCGATTTCGTGCTGAGCAACCTGGTCAACGCGCGGTTCTTGCGTATTTGTGTTCTGACCCAATACAAATCGCACTCACTGGACCGGCACATCTCGCAGAACTGGCGGCTCTCGGGCTTGGCGGGGGAGTACATCACCCCTGTCCCTGCTCAGCAGCGCCTCGGTCCGCGCTGGTACACCGGGAGCGCCGATGCCATCCACCAGTCGCTCAATCTGATCTTCGACGAGGATCCCGAGTACATCGTGGTGTTCGGCGCCGACCATGTGTACCGGATGGATCCCGAGCAGATGCTCGACTTCCACATCGACAGCGGTGCCGGAGTGACCGTGGCGGGTATCCGGGTGCCCCGCAGCGAGGCCAGCGCCTTCGGTTGTATCGACGCCGACGACACCGGCCGTATCCGTGAGTTCATCGAGAAGCCCGCGGATCCTCCGGGCACACCGGATGATCCCGACGCGGCCTTCGTGTCGATGGGGAACTACATCTTCACCACCAAGGAATTGATCGACGTCATTCGCGCCGACGCCGACGACGACCATTCCGACCACGACATGGGCGGCGACATAATTCCCCGGCTGGTGGCCGACGGGCGGGCCGCTGTCTATGACTTCAACACCAACCTGGTGCCCGGCGCCACCGAGCGCGATCACGCGTACTGGCGCGACGTCGGAACCCTCGACGCGTTCTATGACGCGCACATGGATTTGGTTTCGGTGCACCCGGTGTTCAATCTGTACAACCGGCGCTGGCCCATCCGTGGCGAGTCCGAGAACCTGGCGCCTGCCAAGTTCGTCAACGGCGGCTCCGCGCAGGAATCGGTGGTGGGTGCCGGCAGCATCATTTCGGCGGGTTCCGTGCGTAACTCGGTGCTGTCCTCGAATGTCGTCGTCGACGACGGTGCCGTGGTGGAGGGCAGCGTGCTGATGCCCGGTGTGCGAGTGGGCCGTGGGGCGGTCGTGCGGCACGCGATTCTGGACAAGAACGTGGTTGTCGGTGTCGGAGAACAGGTTGGTGTTGATATCGAGCGCGATCGCGAGCGTTTCAACGTCAGCGCGGGCGGCGTGGTCGCCGTCGGCAAGGGTGTGTGGATCTAG
- a CDS encoding O-methyltransferase, with amino-acid sequence MVSHAEGAISEDDIVAAARERAVDLGAGPVTPAVGALLSVFARLSGGKAVVEVGTGAGVSGLWLLSGMREDGVLTTIDLEPEHQRSAKQAFSEAAIAPSRTRLIGGRAQEVLPRLADESYDLLVIDAAPADQPEFLAGGIRLLRPGGAVVIHGVSAGGRAGDPAANDPDVVGVREAARIIADDGRFTAVLIPLGDGLLAATRD; translated from the coding sequence ATGGTCAGCCACGCCGAGGGCGCCATCTCCGAAGACGACATCGTCGCCGCCGCCCGGGAACGTGCCGTTGACCTGGGCGCGGGCCCGGTAACGCCCGCTGTCGGCGCTCTTCTCAGTGTCTTCGCACGCCTTTCCGGCGGCAAGGCCGTCGTCGAGGTCGGGACGGGCGCGGGGGTCAGCGGCCTGTGGCTGCTCTCCGGAATGCGCGAGGACGGCGTGCTGACCACCATTGATCTGGAGCCCGAGCACCAGCGCAGTGCCAAACAGGCCTTTTCGGAGGCGGCCATCGCCCCGTCGCGCACCCGGCTGATCGGTGGGCGCGCCCAGGAGGTCTTGCCACGACTGGCCGACGAGTCGTATGACCTGCTCGTCATCGATGCCGCGCCGGCCGATCAACCTGAGTTCCTGGCCGGTGGCATTCGGTTGCTGCGCCCGGGCGGAGCCGTAGTGATCCACGGGGTGTCCGCCGGCGGACGCGCGGGCGACCCCGCGGCCAACGATCCCGATGTGGTCGGAGTTCGCGAAGCCGCGCGCATCATCGCCGATGATGGCCGGTTCACCGCAGTGCTGATCCCACTGGGAGACGGCCTGCTCGCTGCCACCCGCGACTGA